From Aegilops tauschii subsp. strangulata cultivar AL8/78 chromosome 5, Aet v6.0, whole genome shotgun sequence:
attactatcttcccgccttcaaaattcaaaaaaaaataataataaagttagtaatggcgcacctgcccacggtgcgccattactatgccgtatatatggctgggcgtggtcctctcctccttacctcttcattcttctcctccactccacctctcctccactccatctcctcctctcctccactccatctccccttctctcctccaccatactctgctcctcctctccggcgacctcctcctcctcctctccggcgacctcctcctccttctctccggcgacctcctcctccctcctctcctcccctcccctcacggtttctcctccctcctctccggtgatctcctcctccctcctctccggtgagctcctcctccctcctctcctcccctcccctcacggtttctccttcctcctctctggtgctccggtgaactcctctccggcgacctcctcctcctctccggcaatGTAGGCaagcgcctctccggtgacctcctcctcctcctctccggtgacctcggccctcctctccggcgaactcctctccggcaaaagaacacggcaaaagaacgtacaagatccaaaaacgagaacaaaatttgaaaaaaattcgtggaaaaaaaagcaaaaaaacgagcaaaaaatgggcaaacaaatcgcgatccagatccaaattcaaaattcaaaaatagcaatggcgcacggtgggggttagacggtgcgccactactattttcccgccttcaaaattcaaaaatactaatggcgcaccgtggcctatactaatggcgcaccagtggtgcgccattagtatttaatactagtggcgtggtactagtggcgcaccagtagtgcgtcattagtaggcaaaactggtgcgccactagtaggccttttcctagtagtgtaacAGCTTGCCGCTCCCACCACCACCCGGTTGTAGCACCTGCCTGTGTCGGTTGTAGCTTCGGTCTGCCTTGAGCCATGGCCGCGGCTTACAATCGAAGCCGCGCTCACCACCGGTTGCAACAAATTGCGTTGCCGGTACCAGCATTCGTCAACCGTTGGAGCTCCCTCCGCGGTTGTTGCTATAGCCGGTTGCAACAACAGTGGCTACTggttccagcaactggccgtcgTGGTTGTAGTGTTCGCTGCCGTCGCCTaaaattttaaaaaagtgttAACGCTTTTAAATAATGCTCCGGCCTTTTTAAAAAGTACTCGGAGTCTGTTTGGTTCAGAGCCGAGAGCTGCCGTGCCAAATTATTGGCGTTGACCAAGTGCTTCAAGAAAGGCAACTCACAATATCATTTCGAAAACATACTAGTACAAACTACAAAGGGTGGTGGTGAACTTTGTGTTTATAATTTGCATTGCAAAGAAAGGATTACACAACTTTGTGTTTGAAATGGAAAGACTGACTCGAGCTGACAAATGAGTACTGAGATGAAAGTAGAACTCACGTCAAGTTGCGGCATTTCAACGCAAAGGACTTTGAAAAACACAAGCAAACCGATGGATTCTTTCCAAGGCCAGGGCAAACCTGAACCTCACCACACGGCTGACAGACTAACAACTACTAGATGAAACTGTTATCGAATAGTAGTTCAGAGATGAACTCTGCACCCCGTTCCAGCACGAACAGTATCCCAACAATTCAGCAAACTTTCAGGGACATTATAACTACACATAATCATTGTCAATCTTCCTGAGAGAAGATACGAATGTGCATATATTTCCAGTACGTACGTACAGCAGTAACTTGCAGCACCTACCAAGCTATAACAGAGCCCGCTCTCAGATCAAACAGCCACGCTACGTTAAAAAAAAATAATCTTCTGAATTTATTTTTTGGTCAATCCAACCGAAATGGCTGACACGGTGACATCGGCGCTAGAAAGAGCAGCATCTCGACGAAACGCTGGCGGGTTCTCCGCCGGACACCAGGATGGACTGCCCCTCCCCGACGGCGCCGGCGCCGGAATCATCCGTCGACGACAGCGCCTTCTTGCTGACGACCCGGTAGATCTCGGCGAGGACGGTCTGGAAGGCCCTGTCGACGTTGGTGGCGTCGAGCGCGGAGGTCTCGACGAAGGAGAGGCCTTCCCACTCGGCGAAGCCCGCGGCCTTGTCGGTGGCGACGGAGCGGAGGTGCCTGAGGTCGGTCTTGTTGCCGATGAGCATGATGACGATGTTGGAGTCGGCGTGGTCGCGCAGCTCCTTGAGCCACCGCTTGACGTTGTCGAAGGTGGCGGCCTTGGTGACGTCGTAGACCAGCAGCGCCCCGACGGCGCCCCGGTAGTAGGCGCTGGTGATCGCCCGGTACCGCTCCTGCCCCGCCGTGTCCCATATCTGCGCCTTGATCGTCTTCCCTTCCACCTGAACAACACAAGTGTTGCAGCAATGTGCTTAATTTCAGATGTGTTGATCATTGAAGAATATTTTTGGGCAAGACGGATAATAATGTTGATGCTGGCTAACTGACATCGACATACAAATTTTAAGCAGGTGCAGCAATGGAATTAGAGATCTTTGGAGAATATTTCTGAGCAAACCGAACAATAATGTTGATGCTGGCTAACTGACATCAACAGACTAATTTTTAGAAGGAAGGTGCAACTGTCAACTGAATGGCAAGTCATTGATTGGGTGGTCAGGAATGTTGGACGTGCAATCACATTTCACATCATTGCCTAACTACCATCCGCCTGTCCTAATCTCAGGTTATGAATTT
This genomic window contains:
- the LOC109743626 gene encoding ras-related protein RABA2a — translated: MAARARRAAAWEQGGDEYDYLFKVVLIGDSGVGKSNLLSRFTKNTFSLDSKSTIGVEFATRTTQVEGKTIKAQIWDTAGQERYRAITSAYYRGAVGALLVYDVTKAATFDNVKRWLKELRDHADSNIVIMLIGNKTDLRHLRSVATDKAAGFAEWEGLSFVETSALDATNVDRAFQTVLAEIYRVVSKKALSSTDDSGAGAVGEGQSILVSGGEPASVSSRCCSF